One Pseudomonadota bacterium genomic window carries:
- a CDS encoding ABC transporter ATP-binding protein gives MAPAIFCKGVTKSYLTGKTTTPALQGVDLEVRCGELFMLVGPSGCGKTTLISVIAGILNHDQGECHIFEHDLATMNEGERTSYRGKTVGFVFQAYNLIPSLTATENVSIPLLLNGHPRKYAMQRSQELLFKVGLKDKINSLPNELSGGQQQRVAIARALVHDPKLIVCDEPTSALDHATGGEIMEIFRQEALTGNRTLVIVTHDSRIFQFADRIGLMDDGRITQVVNSPLELKLEK, from the coding sequence ATGGCGCCAGCGATATTCTGCAAGGGTGTTACGAAGAGTTACCTAACAGGAAAAACCACTACCCCTGCCCTACAGGGTGTTGACCTTGAAGTACGCTGCGGCGAGCTTTTTATGTTGGTTGGTCCCTCCGGTTGTGGCAAGACCACTCTAATCTCGGTCATCGCGGGGATCCTGAATCACGATCAGGGCGAGTGCCACATCTTTGAACACGATCTAGCCACGATGAATGAAGGCGAGCGCACAAGCTACCGCGGTAAGACGGTTGGCTTTGTATTTCAGGCCTATAATCTGATTCCATCCCTTACGGCGACAGAGAACGTCTCGATCCCGTTACTGCTAAACGGTCATCCCCGCAAATATGCGATGCAACGTTCGCAGGAGCTCCTTTTCAAGGTTGGGCTTAAGGATAAGATTAATTCGCTACCAAACGAGCTCTCCGGTGGCCAACAACAACGCGTTGCCATAGCGCGCGCTCTCGTACACGACCCTAAGCTGATAGTATGCGACGAGCCAACAAGCGCCCTTGATCACGCTACAGGGGGCGAGATTATGGAGATCTTTCGCCAGGAGGCCTTGACCGGCAACCGCACCCTCGTAATCGTGACGCACGATTCCCGTATCTTTCAATTTGCTGATCGGATAGGTCTTATGGATGATGGTCGAATTACTCAGGTTGTTAACTCTCCCCTTGAACTTAAACTTGAAAAATAG
- a CDS encoding ABC transporter permease: MLLGNRGKFFAMLFGVALTALIMTQQSSIFIGLMSRTVGFIFDTPQPDLWVMDPKVQFVDDIKPLQDTKLLQVRGVAGVEWAVPLYKGLIRARLSNGTFQTCNVIGLDDATLVAGPPVMIQGSLADLRRADGVIVDEAAANGKLAVPGASPSDPKQPLRVGDILELNDNRAIVVGIARATRTFQSQPIIYTTYSRAMRFAPRERKLLSFVLAEVSRDENISEVATRITQQTGLAAYTPEQFKGLTIRYFMRSTGIPINFGMAVGLGFLVGVAIVGQTFFSFIVDNMRYLGILKAMGASNRLIFMMIILQTSLVGAIGCALGMGLASLTSVIAKNSELAFYMPWQVPVITALATALITLITTILSLRKVLQLEPAIVFRGS, encoded by the coding sequence ATGCTGCTCGGTAATCGTGGTAAGTTTTTCGCCATGCTCTTCGGCGTTGCGCTAACTGCCCTGATTATGACGCAGCAGTCCTCTATATTTATCGGACTGATGTCCAGAACGGTTGGGTTTATCTTCGACACACCGCAGCCCGACCTCTGGGTCATGGATCCAAAGGTACAGTTCGTAGACGACATTAAGCCCCTACAGGACACGAAGCTACTGCAGGTGCGTGGTGTGGCTGGTGTTGAATGGGCGGTGCCACTCTATAAGGGATTAATAAGGGCACGGCTTTCTAATGGAACCTTTCAAACCTGTAACGTGATCGGACTTGATGATGCTACCCTGGTAGCTGGCCCACCCGTTATGATTCAGGGCTCGCTGGCAGATCTCCGTCGAGCTGACGGGGTTATAGTTGATGAGGCTGCTGCCAACGGCAAACTCGCCGTCCCCGGAGCAAGCCCTTCCGATCCAAAGCAGCCCCTTAGGGTCGGAGATATTCTAGAATTAAATGACAATCGCGCCATCGTTGTTGGAATAGCTCGGGCAACCAGAACCTTTCAGTCTCAGCCGATTATTTATACAACCTACTCGCGCGCCATGCGCTTTGCTCCCCGTGAGCGCAAGCTACTCTCCTTTGTTCTTGCTGAGGTTAGTAGGGATGAAAACATCAGTGAGGTTGCCACCCGTATCACCCAACAAACTGGGCTTGCGGCCTATACCCCCGAGCAGTTCAAGGGTCTTACGATCCGTTACTTTATGCGCAGTACCGGCATTCCGATTAACTTCGGCATGGCGGTTGGTCTTGGATTCCTGGTCGGAGTTGCTATCGTAGGGCAAACATTTTTTAGCTTTATCGTTGATAACATGCGCTACCTTGGGATCCTTAAGGCCATGGGCGCCTCGAATAGACTTATCTTTATGATGATAATTCTACAAACCTCCTTAGTCGGCGCTATCGGATGCGCGCTCGGTATGGGGCTAGCATCCCTTACTAGCGTCATCGCTAAGAACTCAGAGCTAGCCTTCTACATGCCGTGGCAGGTTCCGGTAATAACCGCTCTAGCAACAGCGTTAATCACCCTGATCACAACGATCTTAAGTCTGCGCAAGGTTTTGCAACTTGAGCCAGCTATTGTCTTTAGAGGCTCATAA
- a CDS encoding KpsF/GutQ family sugar-phosphate isomerase, whose amino-acid sequence MTNAVQKKLLSTDSPEYGRSIIREEIAALSQVAELLDERFSAAVDAILSQAPGSRIVVSGMGKAGFVAMKLSATLSSIGFPSFFLHPADAVHGDLGRFTKNDIALLLSNSGETSEVTRLLPTLKQYGSCIISMTSSAASTLAQHSDIVLETGRFPEAGPLGLAPTTSTTVMMALGDALAMTLVHKRGFSREEFAAFHPGGDLGRSLMLVSEIMRSGDAHCVVNESIETKRALHTITETRGRPGAAAIVNNAGVLVGVFTDGDLRRCLAHDSDFLSKPIGEICSRAPISIGPANLAQEASHIIQKHGIDQLLVVNELNVPVGIIDIQDLLACGMIRPER is encoded by the coding sequence ATGACAAACGCCGTGCAAAAAAAACTGCTCTCTACTGATTCTCCGGAGTACGGGCGGTCTATTATTCGTGAAGAGATCGCAGCACTCTCTCAGGTTGCCGAGCTATTAGACGAGCGCTTTAGCGCTGCTGTAGACGCTATCCTCTCGCAGGCCCCAGGCTCCCGTATCGTTGTTTCAGGGATGGGAAAAGCTGGCTTTGTTGCGATGAAGCTCTCTGCAACACTCTCAAGCATCGGGTTTCCAAGTTTTTTTCTGCACCCTGCTGATGCAGTACACGGCGACCTGGGACGATTTACCAAAAACGATATAGCGCTCCTTCTTTCTAATTCAGGAGAGACTAGCGAGGTAACAAGGCTCCTTCCTACCCTTAAGCAGTACGGTAGCTGTATTATCTCCATGACGAGCTCTGCGGCATCAACCCTGGCGCAACACAGCGATATCGTACTCGAGACCGGAAGGTTCCCAGAAGCTGGCCCACTTGGGCTCGCCCCAACAACGAGCACCACCGTTATGATGGCGCTTGGAGATGCGCTCGCCATGACCCTTGTTCACAAGCGTGGTTTCTCGCGAGAAGAGTTTGCAGCGTTTCATCCCGGCGGAGATCTAGGCCGCTCTCTGATGCTTGTTTCCGAGATCATGCGAAGTGGGGATGCTCACTGTGTGGTCAATGAATCAATCGAGACCAAGCGCGCTCTGCACACCATTACAGAGACTCGGGGTCGTCCAGGCGCAGCAGCGATCGTTAATAACGCGGGGGTGCTCGTTGGCGTATTTACAGATGGCGACCTACGCCGCTGCCTGGCGCACGACTCAGACTTTCTCTCTAAGCCTATCGGTGAGATATGCTCGCGCGCTCCTATATCAATCGGCCCTGCAAATCTGGCACAGGAGGCCTCGCATATCATCCAGAAGCACGGAATAGATCAACTACTTGTAGTTAATGAGCTAAATGTCCCGGTTGGTATCATCGATATTCAGGATCTTCTGGCCTGCGGAATGATCCGGCCTGAACGATAA
- a CDS encoding thermonuclease family protein: MRTRTPITSLFPRRYRAAIGLLISLIALLYASVSSAGPQREHAIVLRVIDGDTLLLRIAPTSTEKVRLIGVDTLESKHNKRAQFQAEKSAVDVKTITKLGKLAFENTKQLAPIGSSLELEYDRTKRDKYGRLLAYAYLPDGTMLNERILVTGFANVLTVPPNVKYAERFKRAYQESRSAARGLWAK; encoded by the coding sequence ATGCGAACTCGTACACCGATAACCTCCCTCTTTCCCAGGCGCTACCGCGCCGCTATCGGCCTCCTGATAAGCCTGATTGCGCTGCTCTATGCCTCAGTAAGCTCCGCTGGGCCACAACGGGAGCATGCTATAGTGCTGCGAGTTATCGATGGTGATACGCTCCTCCTTCGTATAGCGCCCACTAGCACCGAGAAGGTTCGTCTAATCGGTGTCGATACTCTAGAGAGCAAACATAACAAACGTGCGCAGTTCCAGGCAGAGAAAAGTGCGGTAGACGTGAAGACGATTACTAAACTTGGAAAGCTGGCCTTCGAGAACACAAAGCAGCTTGCCCCAATCGGTAGCTCCCTTGAGCTTGAGTACGACCGAACTAAAAGGGATAAATATGGGCGGCTCCTGGCCTATGCCTACCTCCCAGATGGAACGATGCTTAATGAGCGGATCCTAGTAACTGGATTTGCGAACGTGCTTACCGTACCGCCAAATGTTAAATACGCCGAACGCTTTAAGCGCGCGTATCAGGAGAGCCGTTCGGCTGCGCGTGGCCTGTGGGCAAAGTAA
- a CDS encoding glycogen/starch synthase, which yields MNTHTSDAEVLRFEIVVNGEAYRSLVDGLRGNSVTPTVGSSLRSRVTAQVDLHLASRSYSVMSLGRHRLPSALAVKPGSRTHNSLTRLLARSVADKEHYEIKALIQEVIAAAPYLSEQALSICKRDIEISPKAAASLKVESRLQTVQLLKQIAPTILLDLDDSPTLIIPESQTELLERASAILRSELQVLTPLSTITTGNIVNLRAKLYIPEIHDVTIDLFAHWGSYDDLAPAWQDEQVTISNSDSGTSIIQHRLDIPSTGNYGATLFAQVRGTSEQIWIGNPWHADARFWISHDDLALVRQRELAVEENEALALSSMLRAFQPGGSIEQACLEISHKTPHIALGALLKKATNISGSMNALQNITPSPHATLSASTRLNYGIGEVVFTSPEGPHAAAGGLAQVISGLPTELCRAGIPATIITPLYRYANGNKHGSAEQILRSGIKLGAELVKPLYVGSITVHVGPTYHAGTTCIRRNSSAIPIKVYLAQSGSLRIFLLTNASVFDRLYQPVFADEQIRRAIIISRATLETVATKQFGIRPSVIVSNDWMTACVPAFCALDPSYQGVEWLKSCKTVHMIHNGGADYHGKLPVNVHNEDLWPMFNLAPQDFFGFSDPYHHNLLNFSIAASRHVSGGVLTVSKPYAQQLISAGGGDGLEHVLASKSDKVFGISNGINRPEIDRYLSLLAGSSGAPFENLSELLTAKSSVKATLQKRYGLEQDLAAPLISFVGRIAEQKGVSLLSGFVAGTNRSTLEDLLIRHPKLQIIVAGPTTDGDRASDDLRSALEYLTWRYPGRVHALFEYVPHSTALEIIFGSTMFMMPSRFEPGGITQLEALAAGTLVIGRNVGGISATITNYDAAIPSGIGFLCNDYDPTAYANTCHWALEVTASRAAYEELVLSARSAKHSWSDRVETYRELLQQILLDTAQ from the coding sequence ATGAATACGCATACAAGCGATGCAGAGGTGCTGCGCTTTGAAATTGTGGTGAATGGAGAGGCGTATCGATCGCTTGTGGATGGTCTGCGAGGCAACTCAGTTACACCAACAGTCGGCAGCTCACTCCGTTCAAGGGTTACCGCTCAGGTGGACCTTCATCTTGCCTCGCGCAGCTACTCAGTTATGAGCCTGGGCCGTCACAGACTTCCGAGCGCCCTTGCTGTAAAGCCAGGTAGTCGCACCCATAATAGCCTCACTCGGCTCCTAGCTCGCTCGGTAGCGGACAAAGAACACTATGAGATTAAGGCCCTGATTCAAGAGGTGATAGCCGCTGCCCCTTACCTCTCTGAGCAGGCCCTTAGTATCTGCAAACGAGATATAGAGATCTCACCCAAAGCTGCTGCATCACTAAAAGTTGAAAGCCGCCTACAAACGGTGCAGCTCCTAAAGCAGATAGCTCCAACTATACTGCTCGACCTTGATGATTCCCCTACCCTTATTATCCCTGAGTCTCAAACAGAGCTGCTTGAGCGAGCCAGCGCGATCTTAAGATCGGAGCTCCAAGTGCTCACACCTCTCTCCACTATAACTACAGGCAATATAGTTAACCTCAGAGCTAAGCTATACATACCAGAGATACACGATGTAACTATCGATCTCTTTGCTCACTGGGGTAGCTACGATGATCTCGCACCCGCGTGGCAGGATGAGCAGGTGACGATCTCAAACTCCGATTCTGGAACATCAATAATCCAACACCGCTTAGATATTCCAAGTACGGGTAACTACGGCGCAACCCTCTTTGCGCAGGTGCGTGGGACAAGCGAGCAGATCTGGATCGGCAATCCGTGGCATGCAGATGCTAGATTTTGGATCTCTCATGATGACCTAGCCCTTGTTCGCCAAAGAGAGCTAGCTGTTGAAGAAAACGAGGCGCTAGCGTTATCAAGCATGCTGCGGGCCTTTCAGCCGGGAGGATCGATTGAACAAGCTTGCTTAGAGATCTCGCATAAAACACCACATATCGCCCTGGGTGCTCTGCTTAAGAAAGCTACTAATATTTCAGGGAGCATGAATGCTCTGCAAAACATTACTCCATCTCCGCATGCTACACTCTCCGCATCAACACGGCTAAACTACGGTATCGGCGAGGTTGTATTCACCTCTCCAGAGGGTCCACACGCAGCTGCTGGCGGCTTGGCGCAGGTTATCTCAGGACTTCCAACTGAGCTTTGTAGAGCCGGTATTCCAGCCACTATTATTACCCCACTCTATCGCTACGCCAACGGAAACAAGCACGGCTCCGCCGAGCAGATCCTCCGCAGCGGTATTAAGCTAGGAGCAGAGCTGGTGAAGCCCTTATACGTTGGCTCTATCACCGTACACGTTGGCCCAACCTACCACGCTGGCACAACCTGCATTCGAAGAAACTCAAGCGCTATTCCGATCAAGGTCTACCTTGCTCAGAGCGGCAGTTTACGCATCTTTCTGCTCACTAACGCCTCAGTATTCGATCGACTTTATCAGCCAGTATTTGCAGATGAGCAGATCCGGCGCGCAATTATCATTTCACGCGCCACTCTTGAAACGGTCGCAACAAAACAGTTCGGTATTCGTCCTAGCGTTATCGTATCAAACGATTGGATGACGGCCTGTGTGCCGGCGTTTTGTGCACTAGATCCTTCATACCAAGGTGTGGAATGGCTGAAATCCTGCAAAACCGTCCATATGATCCATAACGGCGGCGCTGACTATCACGGCAAACTTCCCGTAAACGTACACAACGAAGATCTCTGGCCGATGTTTAATCTAGCTCCGCAGGACTTCTTTGGATTTAGCGATCCATACCATCACAACCTACTTAATTTTTCGATAGCGGCCTCACGACACGTTTCTGGTGGAGTACTAACTGTATCTAAGCCCTATGCGCAGCAGCTCATTTCAGCTGGAGGGGGTGATGGGCTTGAGCATGTACTAGCAAGTAAGTCTGACAAGGTGTTTGGCATTAGTAACGGAATCAACCGTCCAGAGATCGACAGATACCTCTCTCTGTTAGCTGGTAGCAGCGGCGCACCATTTGAGAATCTCTCCGAACTCCTTACTGCTAAAAGCTCCGTTAAAGCCACCCTACAGAAACGATACGGGCTTGAGCAGGACTTAGCTGCTCCGCTAATTAGCTTCGTTGGTCGTATAGCTGAACAGAAGGGGGTGAGCCTGTTATCCGGTTTTGTCGCCGGCACAAACCGTTCAACCCTAGAGGACCTCCTGATTAGGCACCCAAAGCTTCAGATTATCGTTGCAGGCCCAACTACCGACGGGGATAGAGCCTCTGACGATCTACGCTCAGCCCTCGAGTATCTTACTTGGCGCTATCCGGGACGGGTGCATGCTCTCTTTGAATACGTTCCACACTCAACAGCGCTAGAGATAATCTTTGGCAGCACGATGTTTATGATGCCCTCCCGTTTTGAGCCGGGTGGCATTACGCAGCTTGAAGCCCTCGCCGCAGGAACTCTAGTAATCGGCAGAAACGTTGGTGGAATCTCGGCTACTATCACTAACTATGATGCAGCTATCCCCAGCGGCATCGGCTTTCTCTGTAACGATTACGATCCAACAGCATACGCCAACACCTGCCACTGGGCACTTGAGGTAACGGCATCAAGAGCGGCCTATGAAGAGCTGGTTTTAAGCGCTAGGAGCGCTAAACATAGCTGGTCGGATAGGGTTGAAACATACCGCGAGCTCCTGCAACAGATACTGCTAGATACTGCTCAGTGA
- the rfaD gene encoding ADP-glyceromanno-heptose 6-epimerase gives MIIVTGGAGFIGSAFIAKLNQEGIRDILVVDEALSPARKYNLKDRTFLEFVDKGSFLERVSSGQLPQGIEAIVHMGACSSTTETNVQYLTHNNYEYTKTLAEYSLSKGIRFIYASSAATYGDGSQGYADDDAKLDTFKPLNQYGISKHNFDLWAHGNGVLSQITGLKFFNVYGPNEYYKDEMASVAWKAFNAIQATGSFSLFRSHRPDYQDGEQKRDFVYVKDCCSVMWWLLQHPETNGLFNLGSGHARSWNDLLSVLFSAMKKPWNVSYIDMPLQLRDQYQYFTEAPISKLRSAGYTSDIHTLEDGITDYVTSFLLPPLRHW, from the coding sequence ATGATTATAGTAACCGGCGGCGCTGGATTTATCGGAAGCGCCTTTATAGCCAAGCTAAACCAGGAGGGGATTCGGGATATCCTCGTTGTTGATGAGGCGCTCTCTCCTGCTCGTAAGTACAATCTAAAAGATAGAACATTCCTTGAGTTCGTTGATAAAGGCTCCTTTCTCGAACGGGTAAGCTCCGGCCAACTTCCGCAAGGTATTGAGGCGATAGTTCATATGGGGGCCTGCTCCAGCACAACCGAGACGAACGTTCAGTACCTGACACACAATAACTACGAGTACACAAAAACCCTAGCCGAGTACTCCCTCTCCAAAGGGATCCGATTCATCTATGCTAGCAGCGCAGCTACTTACGGCGATGGGTCGCAGGGCTATGCCGACGATGACGCTAAACTCGATACCTTCAAGCCCCTTAATCAGTACGGCATCTCAAAGCATAACTTCGATCTCTGGGCGCACGGTAACGGGGTGCTCTCTCAGATCACTGGACTTAAATTTTTCAACGTCTACGGCCCCAACGAATACTATAAGGACGAGATGGCGAGCGTTGCCTGGAAGGCCTTTAACGCTATCCAAGCAACCGGCTCCTTCTCACTCTTCCGTTCCCACCGCCCCGACTATCAGGACGGCGAGCAGAAGAGGGATTTCGTCTACGTAAAGGATTGCTGCTCAGTAATGTGGTGGCTATTACAGCACCCCGAAACAAACGGACTCTTTAACCTTGGCTCAGGCCACGCTCGATCCTGGAACGATCTCCTCTCTGTACTCTTTAGCGCCATGAAAAAGCCGTGGAACGTAAGCTACATCGATATGCCGCTCCAGCTTAGGGATCAATACCAATACTTTACAGAGGCCCCTATCTCTAAGCTGCGTAGCGCTGGATACACCTCAGATATTCACACCCTGGAGGATGGCATTACAGATTACGTAACCTCTTTCCTTCTGCCGCCCCTTAGGCACTGGTAG